A section of the Streptomyces sp. NBC_01363 genome encodes:
- a CDS encoding SWF or SNF family helicase: protein MSDGHEGDRYDGGEYEGEDSDNAAPGQERTFAALPPARGRDFAQSWWGRAWLKALEDTALDGQQLKKGRRFAREGRVGAVTVRPGRITAVVRDGDSSAYRSDVLLQELSEADWERLLGMAVERAGHIAALLDREMPPHLAEDAAAAGVELLPGIGGLDPECTCDAWDHCPHTAALCYQVARLLDQDPFVLLLMRGRGERRLLDELQVRIAARAEGHGACAPADPADGPAAAQAKADDPGVRADEVFAARDILPPLPAPPPLPAEPGSAPSLDTETEPQAGVDPAALEMLATDSAARAHRMLAAALSPGHEQQPLPADLTPQEDAVRLVAEARPEPWIAKRLITGSGRRRADLDAAVRAWRYGGVAALAVLEEEWVPDPEALARARAQLAEAWEEGERPRLRSVGNRWTAVDGGVQLRYGRDGRWWPYRKEGGRWVPAGPADDDPAAALGGSGMSDD from the coding sequence ATGAGTGACGGACACGAGGGCGACCGCTACGACGGTGGCGAGTACGAGGGCGAGGACAGCGACAACGCCGCCCCGGGGCAGGAACGTACCTTCGCCGCGCTGCCGCCCGCACGGGGCCGCGACTTCGCCCAGTCCTGGTGGGGCCGGGCGTGGCTGAAGGCCCTGGAGGACACCGCGCTGGACGGCCAGCAGCTCAAGAAGGGACGCAGGTTCGCCCGCGAGGGCCGGGTCGGCGCGGTCACCGTGCGGCCCGGCCGGATCACCGCGGTGGTCCGGGACGGGGACTCGTCCGCGTACCGCAGCGATGTGCTGCTCCAGGAGCTGAGCGAGGCGGACTGGGAACGTCTCCTCGGCATGGCCGTCGAACGGGCCGGGCACATCGCGGCGCTGCTGGACCGGGAGATGCCGCCGCACCTGGCGGAGGACGCGGCAGCGGCCGGGGTGGAACTGCTGCCCGGGATCGGCGGTCTGGACCCGGAGTGCACCTGTGACGCGTGGGACCACTGCCCGCACACCGCCGCCCTGTGCTACCAGGTGGCGCGTCTGCTGGACCAGGACCCGTTCGTGCTGCTGCTGATGCGGGGGCGCGGTGAGCGGCGGCTCCTGGACGAACTGCAGGTCCGCATCGCGGCCCGAGCCGAGGGGCACGGGGCCTGCGCACCGGCCGATCCCGCCGACGGGCCCGCGGCTGCGCAGGCGAAGGCCGATGATCCGGGCGTACGGGCGGACGAGGTGTTCGCGGCGCGGGACATCCTGCCCCCGTTGCCCGCTCCTCCACCGCTGCCCGCGGAGCCCGGCTCGGCGCCGTCGCTGGACACGGAGACGGAACCGCAGGCCGGCGTCGATCCGGCGGCTCTGGAGATGCTGGCCACGGACAGTGCGGCGCGTGCCCACCGGATGCTGGCCGCGGCGCTCTCCCCCGGCCACGAACAGCAGCCGCTGCCGGCCGACCTGACGCCGCAGGAGGATGCCGTACGGCTGGTCGCGGAGGCCCGGCCCGAGCCGTGGATCGCGAAGCGGTTGATCACCGGTTCGGGGCGGCGACGGGCCGATCTCGATGCGGCGGTGCGGGCGTGGCGATACGGCGGGGTGGCGGCACTCGCCGTGCTCGAAGAGGAGTGGGTACCCGATCCGGAGGCCCTGGCCAGGGCGCGGGCCCAGCTCGCCGAGGCGTGGGAGGAGGGCGAGCGGCCCCGGCTTCGGTCGGTGGGCAACCGCTGGACCGCCGTGGACGGTGGCGTGCAGCTCCGCTACGGACGGGACGGGCGCTGGTGGCCGTACCGCAAGGAAGGCGGGCGCTGGGTCCCGGCGGGTCCGGCGGACGATGATCCGGCGGCTGCGCTGGGTGGCTCGGGCATGTCGGACGACTGA